The following are encoded together in the Bos taurus isolate L1 Dominette 01449 registration number 42190680 breed Hereford chromosome 17, ARS-UCD2.0, whole genome shotgun sequence genome:
- the LOC782754 gene encoding mpv17-like protein 2 — MPPCGWRWLRGLWAAGQPLFQGRALLLTNTLGCGVLMAAGDGARQTWEIRARPSQKFDPRRSVSMFAVGCSMGPFLHYWYLWLDRLFPASGFPGLKKLKK, encoded by the coding sequence ATGCCTCCCTGCGGCTGGCGCTGGCTGCGTGGCCTTTGGGCTGCGGGTCAGCCCCTGTTCCAAGGCCGTGCGTTGCTCCTCACCAACACCCTGGGATGCGGCGTTCTCATGGCGGCTGGGGATGGGGCGCGCCAGACCTGGGAGATTCGCGCCCGGCCCAGCCAGAAGTTCGACCCGCGGCGCTCAGTGAGCATGTTTGCAGTCGGCTGCAGCATGGGCCCCTTCCTGCACTATTGGTATCTCTGGCTGGACCGCCTGTTCCCTGCATCTGGCTTCCCTGGcctcaagaagttaaaaaaataa